Proteins from a single region of Streptomyces spinoverrucosus:
- a CDS encoding FHA domain-containing protein, whose product MYSIIVVPPPRAEEERDRAQIRLAPGERLTFGRGAGNDVEIAHEGVSRRAGSIAAQGAFWILSNLSREQTYVVENPEGAGEHIKVGPGRLDAPVPFEFSRIVLPAAGDLLSFDVWAPRHDYLRTEGGLDGATTAPAFSLDRTKRYFAVLAALCEPRLRGEPHAPLPTVDQVVDRLRPGWPAASRTSVQWNIDYLAVKLRLKPGPDTADTGPRLNGKKESLVSLALRFDLVREDDLAALAEPSPPRAAAR is encoded by the coding sequence TTGTACAGCATCATCGTGGTACCTCCGCCGCGCGCGGAGGAGGAGCGTGACCGCGCCCAGATCCGCCTCGCCCCCGGCGAACGGCTCACGTTCGGGCGCGGCGCCGGCAACGACGTGGAGATCGCCCACGAGGGCGTCTCGCGCCGGGCCGGGTCGATCGCCGCGCAGGGCGCCTTCTGGATACTGAGCAACCTCAGCCGGGAGCAGACGTACGTCGTCGAGAACCCGGAAGGCGCGGGCGAGCACATCAAGGTGGGCCCGGGGCGGCTGGACGCGCCCGTGCCCTTCGAGTTCTCCCGGATCGTGCTGCCCGCGGCGGGCGATCTGCTGTCGTTCGACGTGTGGGCGCCCCGGCACGACTATCTGCGCACCGAGGGCGGACTCGACGGCGCGACCACGGCGCCCGCCTTCTCCCTGGACCGCACCAAGCGGTACTTCGCGGTGCTCGCCGCCCTGTGCGAGCCCCGTCTGCGCGGCGAGCCGCACGCCCCGCTGCCCACCGTCGACCAGGTCGTCGACCGGCTGCGCCCCGGCTGGCCCGCCGCGTCCCGCACCTCGGTGCAGTGGAACATCGACTACCTGGCCGTCAAACTCCGCCTGAAACCGGGCCCCGACACCGCGGACACCGGCCCCCGCCTGAACGGCAAGAAGGAGTCCCTGGTCTCCCTGGCGCTGCGCTTCGACCTGGTGCGCGAGGACGACCTCGCCGCCCTCGCGGAACCGTCACCGCCCCGGGCAGCCGCACGATGA
- a CDS encoding malate dehydrogenase, producing MTRTPVNVTVTGAAGQIGYALLFRIASGQLLGADVPVKLRLLEITPALKAAEGTAMELDDCAFPLLQGIDITDDPNVAFDGANVALLVGARPRTKGMERGDLLEANGGIFKPQGQAINAHAADDIKVLVVGNPANTNALIAQAAAPDVPAERFTAMTRLDHNRALTQLSKKTGTPVSEIRKLTIWGNHSATQYPDIFHATVAGKNAAEVVNDEKWLAEDFIPTVAKRGAAIIEARGASSAASAANAAIDHVYSWVNGTAEGDWVSMGIPSDGSYGVPEGLISSFPVTTKDGKYEIVQGLEINDFSRARIDASVKELEEEREAVRGLGLI from the coding sequence ATGACCCGCACTCCCGTGAACGTCACCGTCACCGGCGCGGCCGGCCAGATCGGTTACGCCCTGCTCTTCCGCATCGCCTCCGGCCAGCTGCTCGGCGCGGACGTGCCGGTCAAGCTCCGCCTCCTCGAGATCACCCCGGCGCTGAAGGCCGCCGAGGGCACCGCGATGGAGCTGGACGACTGCGCGTTCCCGCTGCTCCAGGGCATCGACATCACCGACGACCCGAACGTCGCCTTCGACGGCGCCAACGTCGCCCTCCTCGTCGGCGCCCGCCCGCGCACCAAGGGCATGGAGCGCGGCGACCTGCTGGAGGCCAACGGCGGCATCTTCAAGCCGCAGGGCCAGGCCATCAACGCGCACGCCGCGGACGACATCAAGGTCCTGGTCGTCGGCAACCCGGCCAACACCAACGCGCTGATCGCGCAGGCCGCCGCCCCGGACGTACCGGCGGAGCGCTTCACCGCGATGACGCGCCTGGACCACAACCGCGCGCTGACCCAGCTGTCGAAGAAGACGGGCACGCCGGTCTCCGAGATCAGGAAGCTGACGATCTGGGGCAACCACTCCGCCACCCAGTACCCGGACATCTTCCACGCCACGGTCGCCGGCAAGAACGCCGCCGAGGTCGTGAACGACGAGAAGTGGCTGGCCGAGGACTTCATCCCGACCGTCGCCAAGCGCGGCGCCGCGATCATCGAGGCCCGTGGCGCGTCCTCCGCGGCCTCCGCCGCCAACGCCGCCATCGACCACGTCTACTCCTGGGTCAACGGCACCGCCGAGGGCGACTGGGTCTCCATGGGCATCCCGTCCGACGGCTCCTACGGCGTCCCGGAGGGCCTGATCTCCTCCTTCCCGGTCACCACCAAGGACGGCAAGTACGAGATCGTCCAGGGCCTGGAGATCAACGACTTCTCCCGCGCCCGTATCGACGCCTCCGTCAAGGAGCTGGAGGAGGAGCGCGAGGCGGTCCGCGGCCTCGGCCTCATCTGA
- the purH gene encoding bifunctional phosphoribosylaminoimidazolecarboxamide formyltransferase/IMP cyclohydrolase, producing the protein MTAESNAKRAIRRALVSVYDKTGLEELARGLHEAGVELVSTGSTAARIAAAGVPVTKVEELTGFPECLDGRVKTLHPKVHAGILADLRLDTHRQQLDELGVAPFDLVVVNLYPFQETVASGASPDECVEQIDIGGPSMVRAAAKNHPSVAVVTSPERYADVLAAVRDGGFDLAARKRLAAEAFRHTAEYDVAVAGWFSGEYVGDGEEFPGFIGVTYERKQVLRYGENPHQPAALYTGGCGGLAEAEQLHGKEMSYNNYVDTDAARRAAYDHGEPCVAIIKHANPCGIAIGTDVAEAHRKAHACDPLSAFGGVIAVNRPVSKEMAEQVAEIFTEVIVAPDYEEGALEALAKKKNIRVLRCPEAPQPPAEFRPIDGGGLAQVKDVFQAEGDDPANWTLATGEALSPEELKDLAFAWKACRAVKSNAILLAKDGASVGVGMGQVNRVDSAKLAVERAGTERAQGSYAASDAFFPFPDGLEILTDAGVKAVVQPGGSVRDEQVVEAARKAGVTMYFTGTRHFFH; encoded by the coding sequence GTGACCGCCGAGAGCAACGCCAAGCGGGCCATCCGCCGTGCGCTTGTCAGCGTCTACGACAAGACCGGGCTCGAAGAACTCGCCCGCGGGCTGCACGAGGCCGGCGTCGAACTCGTCTCCACCGGCTCCACCGCCGCCCGTATCGCCGCCGCCGGCGTCCCCGTCACCAAGGTCGAGGAGCTCACCGGCTTCCCCGAGTGCCTGGACGGCCGGGTCAAGACCCTGCACCCCAAGGTGCACGCGGGCATCCTCGCCGACCTGCGTCTCGACACCCACCGGCAGCAGCTCGACGAGCTGGGCGTGGCGCCCTTCGACCTCGTCGTCGTCAACCTGTACCCGTTCCAGGAGACCGTCGCCTCCGGCGCCTCGCCGGACGAGTGCGTCGAGCAGATCGACATCGGCGGGCCGTCGATGGTCCGCGCCGCCGCCAAGAACCACCCGTCGGTGGCCGTCGTCACCAGCCCGGAGCGGTACGCCGACGTGCTCGCCGCGGTCCGCGACGGCGGCTTCGACCTCGCCGCGCGCAAGCGGCTCGCCGCCGAGGCGTTCCGGCACACCGCCGAGTACGACGTGGCGGTCGCGGGCTGGTTCTCGGGCGAGTACGTCGGTGACGGCGAGGAGTTCCCGGGCTTCATTGGCGTGACGTACGAGCGCAAGCAGGTGCTGCGCTACGGCGAGAACCCGCACCAGCCTGCCGCCCTCTACACGGGAGGCTGCGGCGGTCTGGCCGAGGCCGAGCAGCTGCACGGCAAGGAGATGTCGTACAACAACTACGTCGACACGGACGCCGCCCGCCGTGCCGCGTACGACCACGGCGAGCCCTGCGTCGCGATCATCAAGCACGCCAACCCGTGCGGTATCGCGATCGGTACGGACGTCGCCGAGGCGCACCGCAAGGCGCACGCCTGCGACCCGCTGTCGGCGTTCGGCGGTGTGATCGCCGTCAACCGGCCGGTCAGCAAGGAGATGGCCGAGCAGGTCGCCGAGATCTTCACCGAGGTCATCGTCGCGCCCGACTACGAGGAGGGCGCCCTCGAAGCCCTCGCCAAGAAGAAGAACATCCGCGTGCTGCGCTGCCCCGAGGCTCCGCAGCCGCCCGCCGAGTTCCGCCCGATCGACGGCGGTGGCCTCGCCCAGGTGAAGGACGTCTTCCAGGCCGAGGGCGACGACCCCGCCAACTGGACGCTGGCGACGGGTGAGGCGCTGAGCCCCGAGGAGCTGAAGGACCTCGCCTTCGCCTGGAAGGCGTGCCGGGCCGTGAAGTCCAACGCCATCCTGCTCGCCAAGGACGGTGCCTCGGTCGGCGTCGGCATGGGGCAGGTCAACCGGGTCGACTCCGCGAAGCTGGCGGTGGAGCGGGCCGGCACCGAGCGGGCGCAGGGCTCCTACGCCGCCTCCGACGCCTTCTTCCCCTTCCCCGACGGGCTGGAGATCCTCACCGACGCGGGCGTCAAGGCCGTGGTGCAGCCGGGCGGTTCGGTCCGTGACGAGCAGGTCGTGGAAGCCGCGCGGAAGGCGGGCGTGACGATGTACTTCACGGGCACGCGCCACTTCTTCCACTGA
- the purN gene encoding phosphoribosylglycinamide formyltransferase, producing the protein MAAKPVAKRAKRLVVLVSGSGTNLQALLDAIETTGPEAYGAEIVAVGADRGGIEGLARAERAGLPTFVCRVKDHATREAWDAALADAVAAYEPDLVVSAGFMKIVGKEFLARYGGRFVNTHPALLPSFPGAHGVRDALAYGAKVTGCTVHFVDDGVDTGPIIAQGVVEVRDEDDERALHERIKEVERRLLVEVVGRLARNGYRIEGRKVVIQ; encoded by the coding sequence GTGGCCGCCAAGCCCGTGGCCAAGCGCGCCAAGCGCCTCGTCGTGCTGGTCTCCGGATCCGGCACCAACCTGCAGGCGCTGCTGGACGCCATCGAGACCACCGGGCCCGAGGCCTACGGCGCCGAGATCGTGGCCGTCGGCGCCGACCGCGGCGGCATCGAGGGGCTCGCGCGTGCCGAGCGGGCCGGGCTGCCCACGTTCGTCTGCCGGGTCAAGGACCACGCCACCCGCGAGGCGTGGGACGCGGCGCTCGCCGACGCCGTCGCCGCGTACGAACCCGATCTCGTCGTCTCCGCCGGGTTCATGAAGATCGTGGGCAAGGAGTTCCTGGCCCGTTACGGCGGGCGGTTCGTCAACACCCACCCCGCCCTGCTCCCCAGTTTTCCCGGCGCCCACGGCGTCCGTGACGCGCTCGCGTACGGCGCCAAGGTCACCGGCTGCACCGTCCACTTCGTCGACGACGGCGTCGACACCGGGCCGATCATCGCTCAGGGCGTGGTGGAGGTCCGGGACGAGGACGACGAGAGGGCGCTGCACGAGCGCATCAAGGAAGTCGAGCGAAGGCTGCTCGTCGAGGTCGTGGGGCGGCTCGCCCGCAACGGCTATCGCATTGAGGGACGAAAGGTAGTTATCCAGTGA
- a CDS encoding protein kinase domain-containing protein, which translates to MTEPYAVPVPKGYRVGAWEVRAPIATGAFGSVYEARRTDGREGMPRTAALKFLPTGTRTPRHLSHLRELVNREIELHRRLSRPRLIRMYETLTVDDPARPELDGATVLVLEKAEGSLAALLSRTPRPANGAALLGQICEGLHQLHEAGWVHGDLKPANVLLMRDGSARLADFNMAGELEGTHAYTPAFSTPDYTPPELLWSEIGERGRRIRPSADVWAFGVLAHLVLTGTFPLPGGTPTARRDAAAAYARGTDELRLSDRLPDAWREIVRACLTRTHAERITTGALLRRVAQATGTRLRRRRPSRRTAVVTAVAATCAVAALGYGISTWAASGTSTDGGAKGAQTAEVSPEVSPAVYGAAELRTDKGVPAAYRLLIVESAHDCSQRDVTPSLIAAMLKVESDFDPDLSDPAKDEYGIARWTPSVLRWWMHDDGTPAETVPEPPFPPAESIPAMGRYLCWIAPRLDAGLPGDRRVLIASAYRTSYRKVNDAGGVPPKYRDYADRVAHYLKEYTPPGKR; encoded by the coding sequence ATGACCGAGCCGTACGCCGTCCCGGTGCCCAAGGGCTACCGGGTGGGCGCCTGGGAGGTGCGGGCGCCGATCGCCACGGGCGCCTTCGGCAGTGTGTACGAGGCCCGGCGCACCGACGGCCGCGAGGGGATGCCCCGCACGGCCGCCCTGAAGTTCCTGCCCACCGGCACCCGCACGCCCCGCCACCTGTCCCACCTGCGCGAACTGGTCAACCGCGAGATCGAGTTGCACCGCCGGCTGAGCAGGCCGCGACTGATCCGGATGTACGAGACGCTCACCGTCGACGATCCCGCCCGCCCCGAACTCGACGGCGCCACCGTCCTCGTACTGGAGAAGGCGGAAGGCTCCCTGGCCGCCCTGCTGTCGCGCACGCCGCGTCCCGCGAACGGGGCGGCGCTGCTCGGGCAGATCTGTGAGGGGCTGCACCAGCTGCACGAGGCGGGCTGGGTGCACGGGGATCTGAAACCGGCCAATGTGCTGCTGATGCGGGACGGTTCGGCCCGGCTGGCGGACTTCAACATGGCGGGCGAACTGGAGGGCACGCACGCGTACACGCCGGCCTTCTCCACCCCGGACTACACCCCGCCCGAGCTGCTGTGGTCCGAGATCGGCGAGCGCGGCCGCCGGATCCGGCCCTCCGCCGACGTGTGGGCCTTCGGAGTCCTCGCCCACCTGGTTCTCACCGGCACCTTCCCCCTGCCCGGCGGTACCCCGACGGCCCGCCGCGACGCGGCCGCCGCCTACGCCCGCGGCACCGACGAACTGCGGCTGTCCGACCGGCTGCCGGACGCCTGGCGGGAGATCGTGCGGGCCTGCCTGACCCGCACGCACGCGGAGCGCATCACCACCGGCGCGCTGCTGCGGAGGGTGGCGCAGGCCACCGGCACGCGCCTGAGGAGGCGCCGCCCGTCCCGCCGTACCGCCGTCGTGACCGCGGTGGCCGCCACCTGTGCCGTGGCGGCCCTCGGGTACGGCATCAGCACCTGGGCGGCCTCCGGCACGAGCACCGACGGGGGCGCCAAAGGCGCACAGACCGCCGAGGTGAGCCCGGAGGTGAGCCCGGCGGTTTACGGCGCCGCCGAACTCCGTACCGACAAGGGCGTCCCGGCCGCCTACCGGCTGCTCATCGTCGAGTCCGCGCACGACTGCTCGCAGCGGGACGTCACACCGTCGCTGATCGCGGCCATGCTGAAGGTGGAGAGCGACTTCGACCCCGACCTCTCCGACCCCGCCAAGGACGAGTACGGCATCGCCCGTTGGACGCCGAGCGTGCTGCGCTGGTGGATGCATGACGACGGTACGCCCGCGGAGACCGTCCCCGAGCCGCCCTTCCCTCCCGCCGAGTCCATTCCGGCGATGGGCCGGTATCTGTGCTGGATCGCGCCGCGCCTGGACGCCGGCCTGCCGGGCGACCGCCGGGTGCTGATCGCATCCGCGTACCGGACGTCGTACCGGAAAGTGAACGACGCGGGCGGGGTTCCCCCGAAGTACCGCGACTACGCCGACCGCGTCGCTCACTACCTCAAGGAGTACACCCCGCCGGGCAAGAGGTGA
- a CDS encoding helix-turn-helix domain-containing protein, which translates to MPRWKALPDELDPQIKEFVGQLRRLVDRSGIGISALSDRTGYSKTSWERYLNGRLLAPKGAIVALAEVTGTNPIHLTTMWELAERAWSRSEMRHDRTMEAIRISQARAALGEFGAPPANAKSKTVPRGGSATATPGIAGPAGVAPTVPPQPTAPDANAREAEARSAVNSWGLAGYTGPSQASGRRGAGAGANPASAGRAPGAGGTTPTPPGTSSGGGSGKKRLALFIAGAVAVVVAAGAAFYLTGGGDRKDTASASPSPSVSTAANLPPGVKCGGDTCTGKDAETMGCTGNLVTTARTATVGTTVVEVRYSETCGAAWGRITGANQGDEVEVAVGTTKENGAITTVGDTIAYTPMVAVKDAGEATACATLASGERGCTS; encoded by the coding sequence ATGCCTCGTTGGAAGGCCTTGCCGGATGAACTCGATCCGCAGATCAAGGAGTTCGTCGGCCAGCTGCGGCGGCTCGTGGACCGCAGCGGCATAGGCATCTCGGCGCTGTCCGACCGCACGGGTTACAGCAAGACGTCCTGGGAGCGTTACCTGAACGGCCGGCTGCTCGCGCCCAAGGGTGCGATCGTCGCGCTGGCCGAGGTCACCGGCACCAACCCCATCCATCTGACCACCATGTGGGAGCTCGCCGAACGCGCCTGGAGCCGCTCGGAGATGCGCCACGACCGGACCATGGAGGCGATCCGGATCTCGCAGGCGCGCGCCGCGCTCGGCGAGTTCGGCGCGCCCCCCGCCAACGCCAAGAGCAAGACGGTCCCCAGAGGCGGCAGCGCGACGGCGACGCCGGGCATCGCGGGCCCGGCGGGGGTGGCCCCGACGGTGCCGCCCCAGCCGACGGCACCGGACGCGAACGCCCGGGAGGCCGAGGCGCGTTCGGCGGTCAACTCGTGGGGCCTCGCGGGCTACACCGGACCGTCCCAGGCAAGCGGCCGTCGAGGCGCCGGTGCGGGAGCGAACCCGGCGTCGGCCGGCCGGGCGCCCGGTGCCGGCGGGACGACGCCGACCCCGCCGGGCACCTCTTCCGGCGGCGGGTCCGGCAAGAAGCGGCTCGCGCTGTTCATCGCCGGTGCCGTCGCCGTGGTCGTCGCGGCCGGCGCCGCGTTCTACCTCACCGGCGGCGGCGACCGGAAGGACACCGCGAGCGCCTCCCCGTCCCCGTCCGTCAGCACCGCCGCCAACCTGCCGCCCGGCGTGAAGTGCGGCGGCGACACCTGCACCGGCAAGGACGCGGAGACCATGGGGTGCACCGGCAACCTCGTCACCACGGCCCGCACGGCGACCGTCGGCACGACCGTCGTCGAGGTCCGCTACAGCGAGACCTGCGGCGCGGCGTGGGGGCGTATCACCGGGGCCAACCAGGGCGACGAGGTCGAGGTGGCCGTGGGCACCACCAAGGAGAACGGCGCCATCACGACCGTCGGCGACACCATCGCGTACACCCCGATGGTCGCCGTGAAGGACGCGGGCGAGGCCACGGCGTGCGCGACGCTGGCGTCGGGGGAGCGGGGCTGCACGTCGTAA
- a CDS encoding bifunctional methylenetetrahydrofolate dehydrogenase/methenyltetrahydrofolate cyclohydrolase → MTAQILDGKATAAAIKSDLTARVAALKEKGVTPGLGTILVGDDPGSQKYVAGKHRDCAQVGIASIQRELPATATQQEIEAVVRELNDDPACTGYIVQLPLPKGIDENRILELMDPDKDADGLHPMNLGRLVLNEPAPLPCTPNGVLTLLRRYGVEIKGAEVVVVGRGVTIGRPMPLLLTRRSENATVTQCHTGTRDLSAHLRRADIIVAAAGSAHLVRPEDVKPGAAVLDVGVSRSAEGKIVGDVHPDVAKVAGWISPNPGGVGPMTRAQLLVNVVETAERSVG, encoded by the coding sequence ATGACCGCCCAGATTCTCGATGGCAAGGCCACCGCAGCCGCGATCAAGTCCGATCTGACCGCCCGCGTGGCGGCGCTGAAGGAGAAGGGCGTCACGCCCGGCCTCGGCACGATCCTGGTCGGGGACGACCCCGGCAGCCAGAAGTACGTCGCCGGCAAGCACCGTGACTGCGCGCAGGTCGGCATCGCCTCGATCCAGCGCGAACTGCCGGCGACGGCGACGCAGCAGGAGATCGAGGCGGTCGTACGGGAACTCAACGACGACCCGGCGTGCACCGGTTACATCGTGCAACTGCCGCTCCCCAAGGGCATCGACGAGAACCGCATTCTGGAACTCATGGACCCCGACAAGGACGCGGACGGGCTGCACCCGATGAACCTGGGCCGCCTGGTCCTGAACGAGCCCGCGCCGCTGCCCTGCACCCCCAACGGCGTGCTGACGCTGCTGCGCCGCTACGGCGTGGAGATCAAGGGCGCCGAGGTCGTGGTCGTCGGCCGGGGCGTGACCATCGGCCGGCCGATGCCGCTGCTGCTGACGCGGCGCAGCGAGAACGCGACGGTGACGCAGTGCCACACGGGTACGCGTGACCTGTCCGCCCACCTGAGGCGCGCCGACATCATCGTCGCCGCCGCCGGGTCCGCCCACCTCGTCCGGCCCGAGGACGTCAAGCCGGGCGCGGCCGTCCTCGACGTCGGCGTCTCGCGCAGCGCCGAGGGCAAGATCGTGGGCGATGTCCACCCGGACGTCGCGAAGGTCGCCGGCTGGATCTCGCCGAACCCCGGCGGTGTCGGCCCCATGACCCGGGCCCAGCTGCTCGTCAACGTGGTCGAGACGGCGGAGCGCAGTGTCGGCTGA
- a CDS encoding GNAT family N-acetyltransferase — protein MSERVAAFRRFNRYFTRRIGALDDHYLGQNRPLGEARLLFEIGDGASLRELRARLGLDAGYLSRMAKALEAQGMIRLSVHPADNRLRMIELTPAGREEVREQNRRADALVAGLLDGLTTDQRDRLTEALATTERLLRLAGITVERVDGASPDARAMLDAYAADIDERFPEGFDRSDLVRPQEVSGERGAFFVAYEEGAPVGCGGLRRLEPGVGEIKHVWVHPDARRLGLARRILGELEAEALGRDWTVVRLDTHAVLTEAQAMYRATGYRGIDRYSDHAYAGHWFEKRLDA, from the coding sequence GTGTCAGAGCGTGTCGCGGCCTTCCGCCGCTTCAACCGCTACTTCACCCGCCGCATCGGCGCCCTCGACGACCACTACCTGGGCCAGAACCGCCCCCTCGGCGAGGCCCGCCTGCTCTTCGAGATCGGCGACGGTGCCTCGCTGCGCGAGCTGCGCGCCCGGCTCGGCCTGGACGCCGGCTATCTGAGCCGGATGGCCAAGGCGCTGGAAGCCCAGGGCATGATCCGGCTGAGCGTCCACCCCGCCGACAACCGGCTGCGCATGATCGAACTCACCCCGGCCGGGCGCGAGGAGGTCAGGGAGCAGAACCGCCGTGCCGACGCCCTGGTCGCCGGCCTGCTCGACGGCCTCACCACGGACCAGCGCGACCGGCTCACCGAGGCCCTGGCCACCACCGAGCGCCTGCTGCGCCTGGCCGGCATCACCGTCGAACGCGTCGACGGCGCCTCACCCGACGCCCGCGCCATGCTCGACGCCTACGCCGCCGACATCGACGAACGCTTCCCGGAAGGCTTCGACCGGTCCGACCTCGTACGACCGCAGGAGGTGTCCGGCGAGAGGGGCGCCTTCTTCGTCGCGTACGAGGAAGGGGCGCCGGTCGGCTGCGGCGGACTGAGGCGGCTCGAACCCGGCGTGGGCGAGATCAAGCACGTCTGGGTGCACCCGGACGCCCGTCGCCTCGGCCTCGCCCGCCGGATCCTCGGCGAACTGGAAGCCGAGGCCCTGGGACGGGACTGGACCGTGGTCCGCCTGGACACCCACGCGGTCCTCACGGAAGCGCAGGCGATGTACCGGGCAACCGGCTACAGGGGAATCGACCGGTACAGCGACCACGCCTACGCGGGCCACTGGTTCGAGAAACGGCTGGACGCCTGA
- a CDS encoding DUF3017 domain-containing protein, whose product MRDAISVVDEDGTPRRATRRFPLFTKDTARPEGGGRAASGDAPAPARQWPMLAVLALVGLGLLVTAFDAFRIGTILVGSALVGGAVMRWLLPSVGMLAVRSRFTDIATYGVLGLAIVLLALMAQPNPWLVIPFLKDTLHFTVSS is encoded by the coding sequence GTGCGGGACGCGATCAGTGTCGTGGACGAGGACGGGACGCCCCGGCGGGCCACCCGCCGCTTCCCCTTGTTCACGAAGGACACCGCGCGACCCGAGGGCGGCGGCCGGGCCGCGTCGGGCGACGCGCCCGCGCCCGCGCGGCAGTGGCCGATGCTCGCCGTGCTGGCCCTGGTCGGTCTCGGCCTGCTGGTGACCGCGTTCGACGCGTTCCGGATCGGCACCATACTGGTCGGCTCGGCGCTGGTCGGCGGTGCCGTGATGCGCTGGCTGCTGCCCAGCGTCGGCATGCTCGCCGTGCGCTCGCGCTTCACGGACATCGCCACCTACGGCGTCCTCGGTCTGGCGATCGTCCTGCTGGCGCTGATGGCCCAGCCGAACCCCTGGCTGGTGATCCCGTTCCTGAAGGACACGCTGCACTTCACCGTCAGCAGTTAG